The following are encoded together in the Mumia sp. Pv4-285 genome:
- a CDS encoding helix-turn-helix domain-containing protein yields MVRLPLTPAEVERGQRLGALLRLARGDRSILETALDARVSPETLRKIESGRVATPAFPTIAAIAGVLGLSLDAVWAEISQPTRGAELTSSAHGTGERLPS; encoded by the coding sequence ATGGTCAGGTTGCCCCTCACCCCCGCGGAGGTCGAGCGCGGGCAGCGCCTCGGGGCCCTGCTACGTCTGGCCAGAGGGGACCGCTCGATCCTGGAGACCGCTCTCGACGCCCGCGTCTCACCGGAGACTCTCCGCAAGATCGAGTCGGGTCGCGTCGCCACTCCTGCCTTCCCGACCATCGCAGCGATCGCCGGGGTCCTGGGCCTCTCCCTGGACGCGGTGTGGGCCGAGATCAGCCAGCCCACCCGAGGTGCCGAGCTCACCAGCTCCGCCCACGGCACAGGTGAGCGGCTCCCCTCGTAG
- the map gene encoding type I methionyl aminopeptidase, producing MIEILNPHELPRAKEAGTLVADILQSVKSRTAVGTNLLDIDRWVQAMIVDAGGLSCYVDYEPSFGRGPFGHYICTSVNDAVLHGLPHDYTLADGDLLTLDLAVSKAGLVADSAISFIVGDLRPPESVAMIDATERALHAGITAAQPGARIGDISYAIGEVLSEAGYPINTEFGGHGVGSTMHQDPHVANTGRPGRGYKLRPGLLLALEPWIMADTAELVTDSDGWTLRSATGCRTAHSEHTIAITGDGAEILTLPTQAQSVA from the coding sequence ATGATCGAGATCCTGAACCCCCACGAACTCCCTCGAGCGAAGGAGGCAGGGACTCTGGTCGCCGACATCCTGCAGTCGGTGAAGAGCCGCACCGCAGTCGGCACCAACCTCCTCGACATCGACCGATGGGTCCAGGCGATGATCGTCGACGCCGGCGGGCTGTCCTGCTACGTCGACTACGAACCCTCTTTCGGCCGCGGGCCTTTCGGGCACTACATCTGTACGTCGGTCAACGACGCCGTGCTCCACGGCCTGCCGCACGACTACACGCTCGCCGACGGCGACCTCCTGACGCTCGACCTCGCGGTCTCCAAGGCAGGCCTCGTTGCGGACTCCGCCATCAGCTTCATCGTGGGAGACCTGCGGCCTCCCGAGAGCGTCGCGATGATCGACGCCACCGAGCGCGCGCTGCATGCAGGGATCACCGCTGCTCAGCCAGGAGCTCGCATCGGCGACATCTCGTACGCCATCGGGGAGGTCCTCAGCGAGGCCGGTTATCCGATCAACACCGAGTTCGGCGGTCACGGCGTCGGATCCACGATGCATCAGGATCCGCACGTCGCGAACACCGGCCGCCCTGGTCGTGGATACAAGCTTCGGCCGGGGCTCCTGCTGGCGCTGGAGCCCTGGATCATGGCAGACACCGCTGAGCTCGTCACCGACTCCGACGGCTGGACGCTCAGGAGCGCGACCGGATGCCGGACGGCGCACAGCGAGCACACCATCGCGATCACCGGGGACGGAGCCGAGATCCTGACCCTGCCCACGCAGGCGCAGTCGGTCGCCTAG
- a CDS encoding tartrate dehydrogenase, giving the protein MTETQTFRIASIPADGVGAEVVAAGHSVLDALESASGGAYRFAWEEFPWGCGYYTKTGKMIADDGPEQLESFDAIYFGAVGWPTVPDHISLWGLRLRLCQGFDQWANVRPVNFLPGITSPLRKADSTDLDWVVVRENSEGEYAGFGGRNFAGRDGRGQIATQSAVFTEVGCDRIMRFAFELARTRAHKKVSSVTKSNAQQYGMVLWDEVFADVSRDYPDVETESVLVDAMSAKFVLRPEDLSVVVASNLNADILSDLGSALAGSLGLAASANLNPERRYPSMFEPVHGSAPDIAGQGICNPIGAIGSAALMLDHLGLHDEAKRVQRAIEATCAQGVLTRDVGGDASTETVTGAVIDNLAG; this is encoded by the coding sequence ATGACTGAGACCCAGACTTTCCGCATTGCCTCGATCCCCGCCGACGGCGTCGGCGCAGAAGTCGTCGCTGCCGGCCACAGTGTCCTAGACGCGCTCGAGTCCGCGTCCGGCGGCGCGTACCGGTTCGCCTGGGAGGAGTTCCCATGGGGCTGCGGGTACTACACGAAGACCGGCAAGATGATCGCCGACGACGGGCCCGAGCAGCTCGAGTCGTTCGACGCGATCTACTTCGGTGCAGTCGGCTGGCCGACGGTCCCTGACCACATCAGCCTCTGGGGCCTGCGCCTACGCCTGTGCCAGGGCTTCGACCAGTGGGCCAACGTCCGCCCCGTCAACTTCCTCCCCGGCATCACGAGTCCGCTCCGCAAGGCGGACAGCACCGACCTCGACTGGGTCGTCGTACGAGAGAACTCCGAGGGTGAGTACGCGGGGTTCGGAGGCCGCAACTTCGCGGGTCGTGACGGGCGGGGCCAGATCGCGACCCAGTCGGCGGTGTTCACCGAGGTCGGATGCGATCGGATCATGCGCTTCGCCTTCGAGCTGGCACGCACCCGGGCGCACAAGAAGGTCTCGAGCGTGACCAAGAGCAACGCCCAGCAGTACGGGATGGTGCTGTGGGACGAGGTCTTCGCCGACGTCTCGAGGGACTACCCGGACGTCGAGACGGAGAGCGTGCTCGTCGACGCGATGTCGGCGAAGTTCGTCCTGCGCCCGGAGGACCTGTCCGTCGTCGTCGCCTCGAACCTCAACGCCGACATCTTGTCCGATCTCGGCAGTGCTCTCGCAGGCAGTCTCGGCCTCGCAGCGAGCGCGAACCTCAATCCGGAGCGCCGTTATCCGAGCATGTTCGAACCCGTCCACGGGTCCGCCCCGGACATCGCGGGCCAGGGCATCTGCAACCCGATCGGTGCGATCGGCAGTGCTGCGCTGATGCTCGACCACCTCGGGCTGCACGACGAGGCGAAGCGGGTCCAGCGCGCGATCGAGGCCACCTGCGCCCAGGGCGTCCTCACCCGTGACGTCGGGGGCGACGCGTCGACCGAAACGGTCACCGGCGCGGTGATCGACAACTTGGCGGGCTGA
- a CDS encoding GAF and ANTAR domain-containing protein, translated as MSREQDPEDRFAELARSLRDQSNESDTIDQALAMALETIAGCSEATVSLILRGGRIETLNTTGPRARDADLLQYEVGEGPSLDTIVDQETTLVRDLAHEERWPSWSRRVHHDLGFGSVLCFQLFTTADDYGALTMYSERVDAFDEHDQVVGIAMAAHVAVALASSREIEHRSRSAHTRTTIGQAMGIVMERYGLDTTRAFQFLQRVSSITNTRLLTVAEHVVATRRIPDRHGTGP; from the coding sequence ATGTCGCGCGAGCAAGATCCCGAAGACCGTTTCGCCGAGCTGGCGCGATCCCTCCGCGACCAGAGCAACGAGTCCGACACGATCGATCAGGCACTCGCCATGGCGCTGGAGACCATCGCCGGCTGCAGCGAGGCCACGGTCAGCCTCATCCTGCGGGGCGGCCGGATCGAGACTCTCAACACCACCGGCCCGCGGGCCCGTGACGCAGATCTGCTGCAGTACGAGGTCGGCGAGGGCCCCTCTCTTGACACGATCGTCGATCAGGAGACCACGTTGGTACGCGACCTGGCCCACGAGGAACGATGGCCGTCCTGGAGCCGGCGCGTCCACCACGACCTGGGGTTCGGCAGCGTCCTCTGTTTCCAGCTATTCACCACCGCCGACGACTACGGGGCGCTCACCATGTACTCCGAACGCGTCGACGCCTTCGACGAGCACGACCAGGTGGTCGGTATCGCCATGGCCGCACACGTCGCGGTCGCCCTCGCGTCCTCACGCGAGATCGAGCACCGCAGCCGGTCAGCACACACCCGCACGACCATCGGCCAGGCGATGGGGATCGTGATGGAGAGATACGGCCTTGACACCACCCGCGCCTTCCAGTTCCTCCAGCGCGTCTCGTCGATCACCAACACGCGACTCCTCACTGTGGCCGAGCACGTCGTCGCCACCCGACGGATCCCCGACCGGCACGGGACTGGGCCGTGA
- a CDS encoding MerR family transcriptional regulator, with protein MGSAMHIGEVAARTELSLRSLRHWDEVGLLRPSGRTEGGFRLYTEDDVEKILAIRRMKPLGFSLDQMSVAMRDIETLADPAADTDAADEATRRLVAVLEDAAERRARLEAQLAMADEFISSLESRLSRPAR; from the coding sequence ATGGGATCCGCCATGCACATCGGCGAGGTCGCCGCACGCACCGAGCTCTCGCTCCGGTCGCTGCGTCACTGGGACGAGGTCGGGCTGCTACGTCCGTCCGGCCGCACCGAGGGCGGGTTCCGGCTGTACACCGAGGACGACGTCGAGAAGATCCTCGCGATCCGCCGGATGAAGCCGCTCGGGTTCAGTCTCGACCAGATGAGCGTTGCCATGCGCGACATCGAGACCCTGGCCGATCCCGCGGCCGACACCGACGCGGCCGACGAGGCGACGCGCCGGCTGGTCGCCGTCCTCGAAGACGCTGCCGAGCGGCGCGCCCGGCTCGAGGCACAGCTCGCGATGGCGGACGAGTTCATCAGCAGCCTAGAGAGCCGCCTCAGCCGGCCGGCTCGGTGA
- a CDS encoding SulP family inorganic anion transporter, with amino-acid sequence MTTLTSRTTGPEPTVREALRSPRLLRTEVLAGLVVALALIPEAISFSIIAGVDPRVGLFASFTMAVAISFLGGRPAMISAATGAVALVIAPVMRDHGYDYLIATVLLGGLIQVVLALGGVARLMRFIPRSVMVGFVNALAILIFEAQIDHLIDVPWMVYPMIAVGIAVIVGFPRVNKVIPAPLVAIVALTAFTLLAAVNVPNVGDEGDLPDSLPSWFVPDVPFSLETLQIVAPYALAMALVGLLESLLTAKLVDDITDTRSDKTREALGQGAANVITGFFGGMGGCAMIGQTMINVKASGARTRISTFLAGVLLLILVVGFGDVVALIPMAALVAVMIMVSVGTFDWHSVRPATLRRMPKSETAVMVVTVLVTVFTHNLAIGVVVGVLVAMTLFARRVARLTETERDLVEDGHGAATAVYRVTGELFFASSNDLYTQFDYAGDPDTVVIDLSGAHVWDASTVASLDAIATKYARKGKSVTITGLNRASAERHRRLTGQLSAR; translated from the coding sequence TTGACCACGCTCACCAGCCGCACGACCGGCCCTGAGCCGACCGTGCGCGAGGCCCTGCGGTCCCCGAGGCTGCTCCGTACGGAGGTGCTCGCCGGCCTCGTCGTCGCCCTGGCCTTGATCCCCGAGGCGATCTCCTTCTCCATCATCGCCGGGGTCGACCCGCGGGTCGGGCTGTTCGCCTCGTTCACGATGGCGGTCGCGATCTCGTTCCTCGGTGGGCGTCCAGCCATGATCTCCGCGGCGACCGGTGCCGTCGCGCTCGTCATCGCACCGGTGATGCGGGACCACGGCTACGACTACCTGATCGCCACCGTGCTGCTGGGCGGCCTCATCCAGGTCGTCCTCGCGCTCGGCGGGGTCGCGAGGCTGATGCGGTTCATCCCGCGCTCGGTGATGGTCGGGTTCGTGAACGCCCTGGCGATCCTGATCTTCGAGGCACAGATCGACCACCTGATCGACGTGCCGTGGATGGTCTACCCGATGATCGCGGTCGGGATCGCCGTCATCGTCGGCTTCCCCCGCGTCAACAAGGTCATCCCCGCCCCGCTCGTCGCGATCGTCGCCCTCACTGCCTTCACGCTGCTGGCCGCGGTCAACGTCCCGAACGTCGGTGACGAGGGCGACTTGCCCGACAGCCTGCCGTCATGGTTCGTCCCCGACGTCCCGTTCAGCCTCGAGACCCTGCAGATCGTCGCGCCGTACGCCCTCGCGATGGCGCTGGTCGGCCTCCTCGAGTCGCTGCTCACCGCCAAGCTCGTCGACGACATCACCGACACCCGCTCCGACAAGACCCGCGAGGCCCTCGGTCAGGGTGCGGCCAACGTCATCACCGGATTCTTCGGCGGTATGGGCGGCTGCGCCATGATCGGCCAGACCATGATCAACGTGAAGGCGTCCGGTGCTCGCACCCGGATCTCCACGTTCCTCGCGGGCGTGCTCCTCCTCATCCTGGTCGTGGGGTTCGGCGACGTGGTCGCGCTCATCCCGATGGCGGCCCTGGTGGCGGTGATGATCATGGTCTCGGTCGGCACCTTCGACTGGCACTCCGTCCGCCCCGCCACCCTGCGGCGGATGCCGAAGTCCGAGACCGCGGTCATGGTCGTCACCGTCCTCGTCACTGTCTTCACGCACAACCTCGCGATCGGGGTGGTGGTGGGGGTCCTGGTCGCGATGACCCTCTTCGCTCGACGCGTCGCTCGCCTGACCGAGACGGAGCGAGACCTCGTCGAGGACGGGCACGGCGCCGCGACGGCGGTCTACCGGGTCACGGGCGAGCTGTTCTTCGCCTCCAGCAACGACCTCTACACCCAGTTCGACTACGCCGGCGACCCGGACACGGTCGTCATCGACCTCTCCGGCGCACACGTGTGGGACGCGTCGACGGTCGCCTCGCTCGACGCGATCGCGACCAAGTACGCACGCAAGGGCAAGTCCGTCACGATCACCGGCCTCAACCGGGCGAGCGCCGAGCGTCATCGCCGCTTGACGGGTCAGCTCTCGGCGCGCTGA
- a CDS encoding GntR family transcriptional regulator: protein MPSELSTHLASDTLADRAYRSIRAAVTTGELRPGQKVTERGLAERLSVSPTPIREAIRRLEQDGLLERTGPRTVEVAQIGDGAISDLAEVEVALRGMVARFAARHATPDQLDALDRILDEADDLLILLVQRNRNGEPLDRYVDLLLDAMQRFNDALDACAGNPVLVRLLDQARVFSRPERHARILEAIDHDPDFGRDRYDSHRALVVALRGGDGAEAERLMTEDARGGLADLLAEGRR from the coding sequence GTGCCCTCCGAGCTCTCCACCCACCTCGCTTCCGACACGCTGGCCGACCGTGCGTACCGGTCCATCCGCGCTGCTGTGACGACGGGCGAGCTGCGCCCCGGACAGAAGGTCACCGAGCGGGGTCTCGCCGAGCGCCTGTCCGTCAGCCCGACGCCGATCCGCGAGGCGATCCGCCGGCTCGAGCAGGACGGCCTCCTCGAACGGACCGGCCCGCGCACGGTCGAGGTCGCGCAGATCGGCGACGGAGCCATCTCGGACCTCGCCGAGGTGGAGGTCGCCCTACGCGGGATGGTGGCGCGGTTCGCCGCACGGCACGCGACGCCCGACCAGCTCGACGCCCTCGACAGGATCCTCGACGAGGCCGACGACCTGCTGATCCTCCTCGTCCAGAGGAATCGCAACGGCGAGCCGCTCGACCGCTACGTCGACCTGCTCCTGGACGCGATGCAGCGCTTCAACGACGCGCTCGACGCGTGCGCCGGGAACCCCGTCCTCGTACGCCTCCTCGACCAGGCACGCGTCTTCTCCCGTCCCGAACGCCACGCCCGGATCCTCGAGGCGATCGACCACGACCCCGACTTCGGGCGCGACCGGTACGACAGCCACCGGGCGCTGGTCGTCGCGCTCCGCGGGGGCGACGGCGCCGAGGCAGAGCGGCTCATGACCGAGGATGCGCGCGGCGGGCTCGCCGACCTGCTGGCCGAAGGTCGCCGCTGA
- a CDS encoding MFS transporter: MSTTASKTPRSQRSTERRITFFVALAVFAQESTWNFYDSQVPPLLREHITSAAIVGLCMGMDNLFGIFIQPWMGNRSDNTRTSWGRRMPYLVVGMPLAAILFVVIPHADASLPMLLAVIFAYALVANSFKPIAESLMPDFIAPERRSRANAAVKIASALTVIVAALISILVVDEHPKGAFAIPAALMLVSIAVLAWKVRDSRSAGYQAALEEDAAGENGKAPRVLVRDVIRDIVRDEDRSRLLLVASIFLFGCAWAASRALLTPYGQEVLGLSRGDAGGLTLPAGVAYIVAAYPAALIAEKVGRIRVMLWGMAVFAGAMVFGGIVQTPTATVVAFCVGAAGAAGFMINAVVVLWNLAPSARVLGTYAGIYTVGWASGGFLGPAIVGGAVDLTSWSSMLFDIAVLTAFALLVVSRVSMLQRRRTDGVAL, from the coding sequence ATGTCGACAACGGCGTCAAAGACACCAAGGTCCCAGCGTTCGACAGAACGACGCATCACGTTCTTCGTCGCGCTCGCGGTGTTCGCGCAGGAGTCCACGTGGAACTTCTACGACAGCCAGGTGCCGCCCCTCCTGCGCGAGCACATCACCAGCGCCGCGATCGTCGGCCTGTGCATGGGCATGGACAACCTCTTCGGCATCTTCATCCAGCCGTGGATGGGCAACCGGTCCGACAACACCCGGACGTCGTGGGGTCGGCGCATGCCTTACCTGGTCGTCGGCATGCCGCTCGCTGCGATCCTCTTCGTCGTCATCCCGCACGCCGACGCCTCGCTGCCGATGCTGCTCGCCGTGATCTTCGCGTACGCCCTGGTCGCCAACTCGTTCAAGCCGATCGCCGAGTCGCTCATGCCGGACTTCATCGCGCCGGAGCGACGCAGCCGCGCCAACGCGGCCGTCAAGATCGCCTCTGCGCTGACCGTCATCGTCGCGGCGCTCATCAGCATCCTCGTCGTGGACGAGCATCCGAAGGGAGCGTTCGCGATCCCGGCGGCGCTGATGCTGGTCTCGATCGCCGTGCTCGCGTGGAAGGTGCGCGACAGCAGGTCCGCGGGCTACCAGGCCGCTCTCGAGGAGGACGCCGCCGGCGAGAACGGGAAGGCGCCGCGTGTCCTCGTCCGTGACGTCATCCGCGACATCGTCCGAGACGAGGACCGCAGCCGGCTCCTCCTGGTCGCGTCGATCTTCCTCTTCGGCTGCGCCTGGGCCGCATCGCGGGCGCTCCTCACGCCGTACGGCCAGGAGGTGCTCGGCCTGTCCCGTGGCGACGCCGGTGGGCTCACCCTCCCGGCGGGCGTGGCCTACATCGTGGCGGCCTACCCCGCGGCGCTGATCGCCGAGAAGGTCGGCCGGATCAGAGTGATGCTCTGGGGAATGGCGGTGTTCGCAGGAGCGATGGTGTTCGGCGGCATCGTCCAGACACCGACCGCGACGGTCGTCGCGTTCTGCGTCGGAGCGGCGGGTGCGGCGGGGTTCATGATCAACGCCGTGGTCGTCCTCTGGAACCTCGCACCCTCGGCCCGGGTCCTGGGGACGTACGCCGGGATCTACACCGTGGGCTGGGCCTCCGGCGGCTTCCTCGGCCCGGCGATCGTCGGCGGCGCCGTCGACCTCACGAGCTGGTCGAGCATGCTGTTCGACATCGCTGTGCTCACCGCGTTCGCCCTGCTCGTCGTCAGCCGGGTCAGCATGCTCCAGCGGCGCCGGACGGACGGGGTGGCACTGTGA
- a CDS encoding NAD(P)-dependent oxidoreductase, which translates to MTTRVLITTDYLRPGDAVDDYLRDAGMQTLHLPMHGARDPRELVAALAGVDAALIANEPMTDGVLRHADRLRVVVRTGVGYDSVDVVAAAQHGISVSNLPGINANAVAEFTLGLLLTSARRLVQLSAGVAAGGWPRGDGHELRGSTLGLIGLGASARAVVPLARAFGMEVLCTTRVPADERTDVAATVVGLDELLARSDYVSIHTALDETTRGLIDAAALARMKPTAVLLNTARGGIVDEPALADAVRRGVIAGAALDVVAAEPLPADSVLRGIDGIVITSHMAGQTAEARAAAGIRGAEELVAALAGRAQHRVNAHLLDARGVSA; encoded by the coding sequence GTGACCACGCGGGTCCTGATCACCACCGACTACCTGCGGCCGGGCGACGCGGTCGACGACTACCTCCGCGACGCAGGGATGCAGACCCTCCATCTTCCGATGCACGGCGCGCGTGACCCGCGGGAGCTCGTCGCCGCCCTCGCCGGCGTCGATGCCGCGCTGATCGCGAACGAGCCGATGACGGACGGCGTGCTCCGTCACGCCGACCGCCTCCGCGTCGTCGTCCGGACGGGTGTCGGCTACGACTCGGTCGACGTCGTGGCCGCCGCTCAGCACGGCATCAGCGTCAGCAACCTGCCGGGGATCAACGCGAACGCGGTCGCGGAGTTCACGCTCGGGTTGCTCCTCACGTCGGCGCGACGCCTCGTGCAGCTGAGCGCCGGTGTCGCCGCGGGCGGCTGGCCGCGCGGTGACGGCCACGAGCTGCGCGGATCAACCCTCGGCTTGATCGGCCTGGGCGCCTCGGCCCGCGCCGTCGTCCCGCTGGCTCGCGCGTTCGGCATGGAAGTGCTGTGCACGACGCGCGTGCCGGCCGACGAGCGCACGGACGTGGCGGCCACGGTCGTCGGCCTCGACGAGCTCCTGGCCCGCTCCGACTACGTCTCGATCCACACCGCGCTCGACGAGACCACCCGCGGGCTCATCGACGCCGCAGCCCTGGCACGCATGAAGCCGACCGCCGTCCTCCTCAACACGGCGCGCGGCGGCATCGTCGACGAGCCCGCCCTGGCCGACGCCGTACGACGCGGCGTGATCGCGGGCGCCGCACTCGACGTGGTCGCCGCCGAGCCGCTCCCCGCCGACAGCGTGCTCCGGGGGATCGACGGGATCGTCATCACGTCACACATGGCCGGCCAGACCGCCGAGGCGCGCGCCGCCGCCGGCATCCGAGGAGCGGAGGAGCTCGTCGCCGCGCTCGCCGGCCGCGCCCAGCACCGCGTCAACGCTCACCTGCTCGACGCGAGAGGAGTGTCAGCATGA
- a CDS encoding tartrate dehydrogenase has translation MNGYRIAVIPGDGIGGEVTAPTVDVLRHLADLAGFEIAFDQLDWSCARYQETGAMMPADGLDQIREHDAILLGAVGWPGVPDHVSLWGLLIPIRRRFQQYVNLRPISVMPGLPGPLSAPGEVDFVVVRENVEGEYSEIGGRFASGTPQEMAVQEAVFTRAGVTRVVDYAFDLASTRRGHVTSATKSNGIVHTMPFWDEIVRERAERHPRVEWRQEHIDALAAKLVLQPSSFDVIVGSNLFGDILSDLAAAVAGSIGIAPSANLNPEGEFPSMFEPVHGSAPDIAGKGIANPIGALWSASMMLDHLGEKDSAAALLGAIRTTLAAAEVRTPDLGGTATTTDFAAAVQEAISL, from the coding sequence ATGAACGGCTACCGCATCGCGGTGATCCCCGGCGACGGCATCGGAGGCGAGGTCACGGCCCCGACCGTGGACGTGCTCCGGCACCTCGCCGACCTCGCGGGCTTCGAGATCGCGTTCGACCAGCTCGACTGGTCCTGCGCCCGCTACCAGGAGACCGGCGCGATGATGCCGGCCGACGGGCTCGACCAGATCCGCGAGCACGACGCGATCCTGCTCGGTGCCGTCGGGTGGCCGGGAGTTCCCGACCACGTCTCGCTGTGGGGGCTGCTCATCCCGATCCGGCGCCGGTTCCAGCAGTACGTGAACCTCCGGCCGATCAGCGTGATGCCAGGTCTGCCGGGGCCGCTCAGCGCCCCCGGAGAGGTGGACTTCGTCGTCGTCCGGGAGAACGTCGAGGGCGAGTACTCCGAGATCGGCGGCCGGTTCGCCAGCGGCACCCCGCAGGAGATGGCGGTCCAGGAGGCGGTGTTCACGCGGGCCGGCGTCACCCGCGTCGTCGACTACGCGTTCGACCTCGCGTCGACTCGTCGCGGCCACGTCACCTCGGCGACGAAGTCCAACGGCATCGTCCACACCATGCCGTTCTGGGACGAGATCGTGCGTGAGCGGGCCGAGCGCCACCCGCGGGTGGAGTGGCGTCAGGAGCACATCGACGCGCTCGCCGCGAAGCTGGTGCTGCAGCCCTCGTCCTTCGACGTGATCGTCGGGTCGAACCTGTTCGGCGACATCCTCAGCGACCTCGCCGCCGCAGTCGCCGGCAGTATCGGCATCGCCCCGTCAGCGAACCTCAACCCCGAGGGCGAGTTCCCGTCGATGTTCGAGCCGGTGCACGGCTCCGCGCCCGACATCGCCGGCAAGGGCATCGCGAACCCGATCGGCGCGCTGTGGTCGGCGTCGATGATGCTCGACCACCTCGGTGAGAAGGACTCGGCCGCGGCGCTGCTCGGCGCGATACGGACGACGCTCGCAGCGGCCGAGGTCCGCACGCCCGACCTCGGCGGCACCGCGACGACGACCGACTTCGCCGCCGCCGTGCAGGAGGCGATCTCCCTGTGA
- a CDS encoding acyclic terpene utilization AtuA family protein — protein sequence MTTTKDPQQTESVRILVPAGMLGAGFAESTVERGIALGADVISIDGGSTDSGPAYLGASKPKTTAAAVARDLRIMLTAAAGAGIPVIVGSCGTSGTDAGVDWVAGIAAQVMREEGLDLTVARIYSEQSAADLKEHLDAGRTHPLPPMGELSVEVLQSCTHIVGMMGHEPIVAALEAGAQVVLAGRATDTAVAAAFPLMKGMPAGPTWHVSKIVECGGQCTTNPRSGGVIATIDADGFTIEPLDLDAACTPTSVSAHMLYETVNPFQMREPDGTIDVSEATYEALDERRVRVEGSQFHVADQHTIKLEGARLTGYETLSFAAIRDPLVLADIDGWADLLRTILEQRVSQTLGLGPDDYEFDIRLYGHNAVLDNLEPATGPPREVGVMLLVSAADQATATAVAKVANPLMLHLPTPDMDYLPSFAFATSPAEIERGAAYEFVLNHVVDSTTPTSMFRIETKEVLA from the coding sequence ATGACCACGACCAAGGACCCGCAGCAGACGGAGTCGGTACGCATCCTCGTCCCGGCCGGCATGCTCGGTGCGGGCTTCGCGGAGTCGACGGTGGAGCGGGGCATCGCGCTCGGTGCCGACGTCATCTCCATCGACGGAGGCTCGACCGACTCCGGGCCCGCCTACCTGGGCGCGTCCAAGCCCAAGACGACCGCCGCAGCGGTCGCTCGCGACCTGCGCATCATGCTCACGGCGGCCGCAGGCGCCGGCATCCCGGTGATCGTCGGGTCGTGCGGCACGAGCGGCACGGACGCCGGTGTCGACTGGGTGGCGGGCATCGCCGCGCAGGTGATGCGCGAGGAGGGGCTCGATCTCACCGTCGCCCGGATCTACAGCGAGCAGTCCGCCGCCGACCTCAAGGAGCACCTCGACGCCGGGCGTACGCACCCGCTGCCGCCGATGGGCGAGCTCAGCGTCGAGGTCCTCCAGAGCTGCACCCACATCGTCGGCATGATGGGTCACGAACCGATCGTCGCGGCCCTGGAAGCCGGTGCGCAGGTCGTGCTGGCCGGACGCGCCACCGACACGGCCGTAGCGGCGGCCTTCCCGCTCATGAAGGGGATGCCGGCAGGACCCACCTGGCACGTCTCGAAGATCGTCGAGTGCGGCGGCCAGTGCACCACGAACCCGCGCTCCGGTGGCGTGATCGCGACGATCGACGCAGACGGCTTCACCATCGAGCCCCTCGACCTCGACGCCGCCTGCACGCCGACCTCGGTCTCCGCGCACATGCTGTACGAGACCGTCAACCCGTTCCAGATGCGCGAGCCGGACGGCACGATCGACGTCAGCGAGGCGACGTACGAGGCGCTGGACGAGCGACGCGTCCGGGTCGAGGGCTCGCAGTTCCACGTGGCTGACCAGCACACGATCAAGCTCGAGGGTGCGCGCCTCACGGGCTACGAGACGCTCTCCTTCGCCGCGATCCGCGACCCGCTCGTGCTCGCGGACATCGACGGCTGGGCGGACCTGCTCCGTACGATCCTGGAGCAGCGCGTCTCGCAGACGCTCGGGCTCGGCCCGGACGACTACGAGTTCGACATCCGCCTGTACGGCCACAACGCGGTGCTCGACAACCTCGAGCCGGCCACGGGACCACCCCGTGAGGTCGGCGTGATGCTGCTCGTCAGCGCCGCCGACCAGGCCACCGCGACGGCCGTCGCCAAGGTCGCGAACCCGCTGATGCTGCACCTGCCCACCCCGGACATGGACTACCTGCCGAGCTTCGCGTTCGCGACGTCGCCGGCCGAGATCGAGCGCGGAGCCGCGTACGAGTTCGTCCTGAACCACGTCGTCGACTCGACGACCCCGACCAGCATGTTCCGGATCGAGACGAAGGAGGTCCTCGCATGA
- a CDS encoding DUF4387 domain-containing protein, which produces MTHDTITLGEVALEVRSKNAGPFWVTMELFMRDEVSYALAADASYVNEEVVAALYGVEAGAVQLFRIPSLNVVKISFPRPISQGSLRDRDMHAGQHHVPLALVRVPAPVA; this is translated from the coding sequence ATGACGCACGACACGATCACGCTCGGCGAGGTCGCGCTGGAGGTCCGCTCGAAGAACGCCGGACCGTTCTGGGTCACGATGGAGCTCTTCATGCGCGACGAGGTGTCGTACGCGCTCGCGGCCGACGCGTCGTACGTCAACGAGGAGGTCGTCGCTGCGCTGTACGGCGTCGAGGCGGGCGCCGTCCAGCTGTTCAGGATCCCGTCGCTCAACGTCGTCAAGATCTCGTTCCCACGGCCCATCAGCCAAGGGTCGCTCCGCGACCGCGACATGCACGCCGGGCAGCACCACGTGCCGCTCGCGCTGGTCCGGGTCCCCGCACCAGTCGCGTAG